A part of Thermoplasmata archaeon genomic DNA contains:
- a CDS encoding VOC family protein has protein sequence MADSWLSYFGIRVTNLERSVEFYTQVLDLVELRRVAYEGGAYVLFKDPRSGQRLELNWYAPGSDFAAPYVPGEGLDHIGVRVRSVPEARERLKKLGIEPATRELPSDEDMWVLPNGHRVMYIKDPDGNFLELYDHVEESWDEPIPDHY, from the coding sequence ATGGCCGACTCTTGGCTGAGCTACTTCGGGATTCGAGTCACGAACCTCGAGCGTTCGGTGGAGTTCTACACCCAGGTCCTCGATCTGGTCGAGCTGAGGCGGGTCGCCTACGAGGGCGGCGCGTACGTCCTCTTCAAGGACCCTCGTTCCGGCCAGCGACTGGAGCTCAACTGGTACGCCCCCGGATCCGACTTCGCTGCCCCCTACGTCCCCGGAGAAGGACTGGATCACATCGGGGTCCGGGTGCGAAGCGTCCCCGAGGCACGAGAGCGCCTCAAGAAACTCGGGATCGAGCCCGCGACCCGGGAGCTTCCTTCGGACGAAGACATGTGGGTGCTCCCGAACGGCCACCGGGTGATGTACATCAAGGACCCCGACGGGAACTTCCTCGAACTTTACGACCACGTCGAGGAATCCTGGGACGAACCCATCCCGGACCACTACTGA
- a CDS encoding adenylate/guanylate cyclase domain-containing protein gives MASVRRLSAIMFTDMVGSTAAAQSNEANALKLRDEQAALVRPLFAAHQGREIKSMGDGFLAEFDSALRAVQCALDIQQHLHERNSQPGVASIQLRIGVHLGDVEQKETDIFGDAVNIASRIEPLATPGGVCISGEVYSQVRNKVPNKLEKLPPAPLKGLQVSIDVYRVVLPWAAPETALASAGSTGIAILPFSNISPDPKDEYFADGLTEELITVLSQLRDLRVISRTSVMQYKSTTKTAALIGVELGVKSILEGSVRKAGNRIRVTAQLIDAASDRHLWAKTFDRQLDDIFAVQTEIARQVAEALQVELRATDVARLGARGSVLPDSYLAYLKGRTRLHGRSVTSLTEAKEQFELAISLDPQNAAAYSGLADATRLLGWRTHDVPRETWEETTRRLVAQAIELDPSLAEAHTSLGLIRWEAYDYTGAEQQYQLSLALNPSYAAAHHWYATLLEDEGRLDEALREWQLAEGADPLAAGYVSGLASLLIGLKRFDEAFVKIQRLGVLEPDSYRYHDAVLQFHRGRSELAQSVAEGLRCEELQTDPGWKRMWHVYNLATSGEKEAARALLKSEEASSEFPGLAWIVGWAYALIGDLDSCFRCLEVAVETHNIALQPFRTRPELEIVRSDPRFPPLLKKMNLA, from the coding sequence GTGGCCTCGGTCCGTCGCCTCTCTGCGATCATGTTCACCGACATGGTCGGCTCGACCGCCGCGGCCCAGTCCAACGAAGCGAACGCTCTCAAGCTCCGAGACGAGCAGGCCGCCCTCGTGCGCCCCCTCTTCGCCGCTCACCAGGGGCGAGAGATCAAGTCGATGGGCGATGGATTCCTGGCGGAATTCGATAGCGCCCTTCGGGCCGTCCAATGCGCCCTGGACATCCAGCAGCATCTCCATGAGCGGAATTCGCAACCGGGCGTCGCATCCATCCAACTTCGCATCGGCGTCCATCTCGGGGACGTCGAACAGAAAGAAACCGACATCTTTGGAGATGCCGTCAACATCGCCTCCCGCATCGAGCCCTTGGCCACCCCCGGAGGAGTTTGCATCTCGGGGGAGGTCTACAGTCAGGTTCGCAACAAGGTCCCGAACAAGCTCGAGAAGCTGCCCCCGGCCCCGCTGAAGGGCCTGCAGGTTTCGATTGACGTGTACCGAGTGGTCTTGCCCTGGGCTGCGCCGGAGACGGCTCTCGCGAGCGCAGGCTCGACGGGGATCGCGATCCTGCCCTTTTCCAACATCAGCCCGGATCCAAAGGACGAGTACTTTGCGGACGGACTCACCGAGGAGCTCATCACCGTCCTCTCCCAGCTGAGAGACCTCCGGGTCATCTCGCGTACGTCGGTGATGCAGTACAAGTCCACCACGAAGACGGCCGCTCTGATCGGCGTGGAGTTGGGGGTCAAGTCCATCCTCGAGGGGAGCGTGCGAAAGGCCGGGAACCGGATCCGGGTGACCGCGCAGCTCATCGATGCCGCCTCCGACCGTCATCTTTGGGCCAAGACATTCGACCGCCAGCTGGACGACATCTTCGCCGTCCAGACCGAGATCGCCCGGCAGGTCGCGGAGGCGCTGCAGGTCGAACTGCGCGCGACCGACGTGGCCCGTCTGGGAGCCAGGGGGAGCGTCCTACCCGATTCGTACCTCGCCTACCTCAAGGGTCGAACGCGTCTTCACGGACGGTCCGTGACCTCGCTCACCGAGGCGAAGGAACAGTTCGAGCTCGCGATCTCGCTCGATCCCCAGAACGCGGCCGCGTATTCGGGCCTGGCCGACGCCACCCGGCTGCTGGGATGGCGAACGCACGACGTGCCACGAGAAACTTGGGAGGAGACGACTCGACGTTTGGTCGCCCAGGCGATCGAGCTGGACCCGAGCTTGGCCGAGGCCCATACCTCCCTGGGACTGATCCGGTGGGAGGCCTACGACTACACCGGCGCGGAGCAGCAGTACCAGCTCTCCCTCGCGCTCAATCCGAGCTATGCCGCGGCGCATCACTGGTACGCGACCCTCCTGGAGGACGAAGGCCGTCTCGACGAAGCGCTTCGGGAGTGGCAGCTGGCCGAGGGCGCCGACCCCTTGGCGGCCGGTTATGTCAGCGGCCTCGCGAGCCTGCTGATCGGTCTCAAGAGATTCGACGAGGCGTTCGTGAAGATCCAGCGGCTGGGGGTGCTCGAGCCCGATTCCTACCGGTACCACGACGCGGTGCTGCAGTTTCATCGCGGTCGGTCCGAGCTCGCCCAGAGCGTGGCGGAAGGCCTCCGATGCGAGGAACTACAAACCGATCCGGGCTGGAAGCGAATGTGGCATGTGTACAATCTCGCGACGTCCGGGGAGAAGGAGGCGGCGAGGGCGTTGCTGAAGTCCGAAGAGGCGTCATCGGAATTCCCGGGACTCGCATGGATCGTCGGCTGGGCCTACGCGCTGATCGGCGACCTCGACAGCTGTTTCCGTTGTCTGGAGGTCGCGGTCGAGACGCATAACATCGCGCTCCAACCCTTCCGGACCCGCCCGGAACTCGAGATCGTGCGGAGCGATCCCAGATTCCCACCCTTGTTGAAGAAGATGAACCTCGCGTGA
- a CDS encoding LLM class flavin-dependent oxidoreductase: MRLSAFSVVDADPADGPPNRERLAEVLELGAAADRAGLDALWIAEHHFQASGVCPSPPVLLAALAVRTRRLGLGSLVSVLPFHNAIELAEQFAMVDRLSGGRLRLGLGSGYIPREFEGFGVDPATKRERFDREFDILIAALEGREVRAAAPGAGAVRINVTPVQRPRPPVWIAVQRREAIPFVARRGASLALIPYATLGDLEELAQEVREFRAAVPAGAAAGVAAAVHVYAGAHPELARAALARYLESRRRSQSPFFEAKARRDPHATSVPALEAADLAVFGAPQEVARRLAHYADAGVDELLGIFDFGGLPIGQVRASVAALGRAFGARAAPRTKGPGRGRHPTV, translated from the coding sequence GTGCGGCTGAGCGCGTTCTCCGTGGTCGACGCGGACCCCGCGGACGGCCCGCCGAACCGTGAGCGCCTCGCCGAAGTCCTCGAGCTGGGAGCCGCCGCGGACCGGGCAGGGCTCGACGCCCTCTGGATCGCGGAGCACCACTTCCAGGCCAGCGGCGTCTGTCCGTCGCCGCCGGTGCTGCTGGCCGCGCTCGCCGTGCGCACGCGGCGGCTCGGCCTCGGCTCGCTCGTCAGCGTGCTGCCGTTCCACAACGCGATCGAGCTCGCCGAGCAGTTCGCGATGGTCGACCGGCTCTCGGGGGGTCGACTGCGGCTCGGGCTCGGCAGTGGCTACATCCCGCGGGAGTTCGAGGGCTTCGGGGTGGATCCGGCGACCAAGCGCGAGCGCTTCGACCGGGAATTCGACATCCTGATCGCTGCCCTCGAAGGTCGCGAGGTCCGCGCCGCCGCGCCGGGAGCGGGAGCGGTCCGGATCAACGTGACTCCGGTGCAGCGACCGCGTCCGCCGGTCTGGATCGCCGTCCAGCGACGCGAGGCGATCCCGTTCGTGGCGCGTCGGGGCGCCTCGCTCGCTCTGATCCCCTACGCCACGCTGGGAGATCTCGAGGAGCTCGCGCAGGAGGTCCGCGAGTTCCGCGCGGCCGTCCCCGCGGGCGCGGCGGCAGGGGTGGCGGCGGCGGTACACGTCTACGCGGGGGCGCACCCGGAGCTCGCCCGGGCGGCGCTCGCGCGCTACCTGGAGAGCCGTCGGCGCTCGCAGAGCCCGTTCTTCGAGGCGAAAGCTCGGCGGGACCCGCACGCGACGAGCGTGCCGGCGCTCGAAGCCGCGGACCTCGCCGTGTTCGGCGCGCCGCAGGAGGTCGCCCGGCGCCTCGCCCACTACGCCGACGCCGGGGTCGACGAGCTCCTCGGCATCTTCGATTTCGGTGGCCTGCCGATCGGGCAGGTGCGCGCCTCGGTCGCGGCGCTCGGACGGGCGTTCGGGGCGCGCGCGGCCCCGCGGACGAAGGGGCCGGGCCGGGGGCGTCACCCGACGGTCTAG